The Meleagris gallopavo isolate NT-WF06-2002-E0010 breed Aviagen turkey brand Nicholas breeding stock chromosome 10, Turkey_5.1, whole genome shotgun sequence genome contains a region encoding:
- the CENPL gene encoding centromere protein L yields FGRNYGLSPGSRLLPPRFQENADPQKTAFLLRKQWTLYSVSPLYKFSSADLKDYARMLGVFIATEKQKGLAVDVDGELGVRVAMSGLPELRGSEQDPAAVLVQLSLRSSLSPKNSEEKLIWSGWFCCVAGDDLLEDLPENFTCLPLFLVNGAESYTAIVGSWFQKTFDCCFRRLAISPLNLTWMAAMWTGCKVDKSTAATELLFSVPHLPQPLDISYAIHPEDAKALWDTVQKTPGEITQEEVDVFMECLYSHFHRHFKIHLSATKLVKVSTGIASAHCDGIIKFLQSQYLIGVLMLLTELAISQIQ; encoded by the exons TTCGGGCGGAACTACGGGCTGAGCCCCGGCAGCCGCCTGCTGCCGCCGCGCTTCCAG GAGAACGCGGATCCGCAGAAGACGGCGTTCCTTCTGCGCAAGCAGTGGACCCTGTACAGCGTCAGCCCTCTGTACAAGTTCTCCAGCGCCGACCTGAAGGACTACGCCCGCATGTTGGGTGTTTTCATCGCCACCGAGAAGCAGAAGGGGCTGGCAGTGGATGTGGACGGAGAGCTGGGTGTCAGGGTGGCCATGTCCGGTCTGCCCGAGCTGAGGGGCAGCGAGCAGGACCCCGCCgctgtgctggtgcag CTTTCCTTGAGATCATCACTTTCCCCAAAAAACTCAGAAGAGAAGCTGATATGGTCAGGATGGTTCTGCTGTGTGGCTGGAGATGATCTTTTAGAGGATTTGCCTGAGAATTTCACTTGTTTACCTTTGTTCCTTGTTAACGGGGCGGAGAGTTACACAGCCATTGTTGGAAGTTGGTTTCAGAAGACTTTTGACTGCTGTTTCCGTCGTTTAGCCATCAGCCCTCTCAATCTCACTTGGATGGCAGCTATGTGGACTGGATGCAAAGTGGACAAAAGCACAGCTGccacagaactgcttttctctgttcctcACCTGCCTCAGCCTCTGGATATTTCATATGCCATTCACCCTGAGGATGCAAAAGCTCTGTGGGACACAGTCCAAAAAACTCCAGGAGAGATCACTCAGGAAGAGGTGGATGTCTTTATGGAATGCCTTTATTCCCACTTCCACAGACACTTTAAGATCCACttgtcagctacaaaactgGTGAAAGTTTCTACGGGAATTGCCTCAGCACACTGTGATGGGATCATAAAA tttctaCAAAGCCAATACCTGATTGGAGTGCTGATGCTACTGACAGAATTAGCAATCTCTCAGATACAGTGA
- the UCK2 gene encoding uridine-cytidine kinase 2: MLAAAVLQLFVLGVGQNAHVAQEAQLANAGEQKEESTFSFVSLDYVVRTTDSRLQIQQAVPHEWPFPDILRDTDTTATDLFPLLFLSQSSVCSKIVQLLGQNEVDYRQKQVVIVSQDSFYRVLTSEQKSKALKGQFNFDHPDAFDNELIVKTLKEITEGKTVQIPVYDFVSHSRKEETVTVYPADVVLFEGILAFYSQEVRDLFRMKLFVDTDADTRLSRRVLRDISERGRDLEQILSQYITFVKPAFEEFCLPTKKYADVIIPRGADNEVAINLIVQHIQDILNGGLSKRQSNGYLNGYTPPRQRQPSESSSRPH, translated from the exons atgctggcagcagcagtgctgcagctctttgTTCTGGGTGTGGGGCAGAATGCCCACGTGGCGCAGGAAGCACAGCTTGCCAACGCTGGCGAGCAGAAGGAGGAG AGCACCTTTTCCTTTGTGAGTTTGGACTATGTGGTTAGGACCACAGATTCTCGACTGCAGATTCAGCAAGCTGTGCCCCATGAATGGCCATTTCCTGACATCCTGCGTGACACAGACACCACTGCCACTGACTTGTTCCCTTTGCTGTTCCTTTCCCAGTCTTCAGTCTGCTCCAAGATCGTCCAGCTGCTGGGCCAGAACGAAGTGGACTATCGCCAGAAACAGGTGGTGATCGTGAGCCAAGACAGCTTCTACCGAGTCCTCACCTCAGAGCAGAAATCCAAAGCGCTCAAAGGCCAGTTCAATTTTGACCATCCAG ATGCCTTTGACAACGAGCTGATTGTGAAAACGCTCAAAGAGATCACAGAAGGGAAGACTGTCCAGATTCCCGTCTATGACTTTGTCTCCCACTCCAG GAAAGAGGAAACAGTGACTGTCTACCCTGCCGACGTGGTGCTCTTTGAGGGTATCCTGGCCTTCTACAGCCAGGAGGTGCGGGATCTCTTCCGCATGAAGCTCTTTGTGGATACAGACGCAGACACCCGGCTGTCCCGCAGAG TGCTACGAGACATCAGTGAGCGAGGCAGGGACCTTGAGCAGATCTTGTCGCAGTACATCACTTTTGTGAAGCCTGCCTTCGAGGAGTTCTGTTTGCCA ACCAAGAAGTATGCTGACGTGATCATTCCCAGAGGAGCAGATAATGAAG TGGCCATCAACCTGATCGTGCAGCACATCCAGGACATTCTTAACGGAGGACTCAGCAAACGCCAGAGCAATGGCTACCTGAATGGCTACACTCCCCCCCGCCAGCGGCAGCCCTCAGAGTCCAGCAGCCGGCCTCACTGA